In the genome of Hymenobacter cellulosivorans, one region contains:
- a CDS encoding YDG/SRA domain-containing protein, translating to MRVFGHVNTYRPGDTFASRLALSAAGVHRPLRAGVSGTPAEGVDSIVLAGQYEDDVFGEDQILYAGHGSRDPKTGHQVADQELTPRNQAFHKSLETQLPVRVLHKVAAEDDTLVYRYEGLYQVTAAQYVRGRSGFFIWLFTLQPLPAEA from the coding sequence ATGCGCGTTTTTGGTCATGTAAATACCTACCGGCCCGGCGACACCTTTGCTTCGCGGCTGGCGCTGAGTGCGGCGGGCGTGCACCGGCCGCTGCGGGCGGGCGTGAGCGGCACCCCCGCCGAGGGCGTCGACTCGATTGTGCTGGCGGGACAATACGAGGATGACGTGTTTGGCGAAGACCAGATTCTCTATGCCGGGCACGGCAGCCGGGACCCGAAAACCGGCCATCAAGTGGCCGACCAGGAGCTGACGCCCCGCAACCAGGCGTTTCATAAAAGTCTGGAAACCCAGCTGCCAGTGCGGGTGCTGCACAAGGTTGCGGCCGAGGATGACACGCTGGTGTACCGCTACGAGGGGCTGTACCAGGTTACGGCGGCACAGTACGTACGGGGCCGGTCGGGCTTCTTCATCTGGCTATTTACCCTGCAACCCTTGCCCGCAGAAGCATAG
- a CDS encoding glycosyltransferase family 9 protein, with product MSHPVARRAVLLIQTAFIGDVILATALLERLHATEPDTPVDFLVRKGNEGLVKDHPHVRQVLIWDKKKDKYRGLWQLLQQIRGANYQRVITLQRFASTGFLTAFSGAPERVGFDKNPFSFRFTRSIPHVIGAGVHEVSRNLHLLDPAYDGPLTPPRLYPTAQDEAAAAQAAELAQGGPYLCIAPTSVWFTKQFPREQWLKLLRALPPKYTVFLIGGPPDVAECEALLEASGRAGVVNLAGKLSLLASAALMRGAVLNYVNDSAPMHLCSAQGAPTCAIYCSTVPFFGFGPLSPFSRVVELPEELACKPCGLHGYRKCPLNHFHCAHGIETSQLLSALAEAESF from the coding sequence ATGTCCCATCCAGTTGCCCGCCGCGCCGTTCTGCTCATTCAAACTGCCTTCATCGGCGACGTTATTCTGGCTACGGCCCTGCTGGAGCGCCTACACGCGACGGAGCCCGACACGCCCGTCGACTTTCTGGTGCGCAAGGGCAATGAGGGCCTAGTAAAAGACCACCCCCACGTGCGCCAAGTCCTGATTTGGGACAAGAAAAAGGACAAGTACCGCGGGCTGTGGCAGCTGCTGCAACAAATCCGCGGGGCCAACTACCAGCGCGTCATCACCCTGCAGCGCTTTGCTTCCACGGGCTTTCTGACGGCGTTTTCGGGCGCCCCCGAGCGGGTGGGCTTCGACAAGAACCCGTTTTCCTTCCGCTTTACCCGCTCTATCCCGCACGTCATCGGGGCGGGCGTGCACGAGGTGTCACGCAATCTGCACCTGCTCGACCCAGCCTACGATGGGCCCCTGACCCCGCCCCGCCTCTACCCCACCGCCCAGGACGAAGCCGCCGCCGCGCAGGCTGCCGAGCTGGCCCAGGGCGGGCCCTACCTGTGCATTGCGCCCACGTCGGTATGGTTTACCAAGCAGTTCCCCAGGGAGCAGTGGCTGAAGCTGCTACGGGCCCTGCCGCCGAAGTATACTGTTTTTCTCATCGGCGGCCCACCCGATGTAGCCGAGTGCGAGGCGCTGCTGGAGGCCAGCGGGCGGGCTGGAGTGGTGAATCTGGCGGGGAAGCTGTCCTTACTGGCTTCGGCGGCGTTGATGCGCGGGGCTGTGCTGAACTACGTCAACGACTCGGCTCCCATGCACCTGTGCTCGGCCCAGGGCGCCCCGACCTGTGCCATCTACTGCTCTACAGTCCCGTTTTTCGGGTTTGGCCCGCTGAGCCCGTTTTCGAGAGTAGTAGAGCTGCCCGAGGAGCTAGCCTGCAAGCCCTGCGGTTTGCACGGCTACCGCAAATGCCCCCTCAACCACTTTCACTGCGCCCACGGCATCGAAACCAGCCAATTGCTCAGCGCCCTGGCTGAAGCAGAAAGTTTTTAA
- a CDS encoding DUF4184 family protein has translation MPFTPAHPALILPLLRAGHRRLSATALVLGAMAPDFEYFLRLRPDGIYGHTWLGIFWMDLPLVLLFAGLFHNLVKVPLVQCLPTMFRSRLLPLTGGPWPWRRLVSGPVLLGAVLGCLSHIFWDWFTHDDGLVVMHWAWLRQVMPGFKLNWPLYQFLQYVSTFIGLGSILWYVLQLPARPTPPLPPTRTRFTFWLATGAVLVLLWGPFMIYSAHIWPFDANSVLVTGMSAGLVGILVAAAVLRRRLALAAATDS, from the coding sequence ATGCCGTTTACGCCCGCCCATCCGGCCCTGATTCTACCGTTGCTCCGTGCCGGGCACCGCCGGCTGTCGGCTACGGCCCTGGTGCTGGGTGCCATGGCTCCCGACTTCGAGTACTTTCTGCGCCTGCGGCCCGACGGTATCTACGGGCACACCTGGCTAGGGATTTTCTGGATGGATTTGCCCCTGGTACTGCTCTTTGCCGGGCTGTTTCACAATCTGGTGAAGGTGCCGCTGGTGCAGTGCCTGCCTACGATGTTTCGCTCCCGTCTGCTGCCGCTCACCGGCGGGCCCTGGCCCTGGCGGCGGCTGGTTTCCGGTCCGGTGCTGCTGGGCGCGGTGCTAGGCTGCCTGTCGCACATTTTCTGGGACTGGTTTACCCACGACGACGGGCTGGTGGTAATGCACTGGGCCTGGCTGCGGCAGGTAATGCCGGGCTTTAAACTGAATTGGCCGCTCTACCAGTTTTTGCAGTATGTCAGCACGTTTATCGGGCTGGGCAGCATTCTGTGGTATGTGCTGCAACTGCCGGCCCGGCCCACGCCGCCGCTGCCGCCTACCCGCACCCGGTTTACATTCTGGCTGGCCACCGGGGCCGTGCTGGTGCTGCTCTGGGGGCCGTTTATGATTTACTCGGCCCATATCTGGCCCTTCGATGCCAACTCGGTGCTGGTAACGGGCATGAGCGCCGGGTTGGTCGGCATTCTGGTGGCTGCTGCCGTGCTGCGCCGCCGCCTGGCTCTGGCAGCGGCCACCGATTCCTGA
- a CDS encoding O-methyltransferase, which translates to MHPDELQAYAETHSSPEPELLRRLNRETHVQVLAPRMLSGHLQGRVLSMLSHMVRPRRVLELGTFTGYSALCLAEGLLPDGELHTVEQNPELEARIRRYVAEAGLTERIHLHIGDATAVLATLRENWDLVFIDADKINNARYYELVLPQVRAGGFILIDNVLWSGKALPSYLLKPADKDAHAVRAFNDFVQQDERVENVFLPLRDGLLMVRKR; encoded by the coding sequence GTGCATCCCGACGAACTGCAGGCCTACGCCGAAACCCATTCTTCGCCCGAACCCGAGCTGCTGCGCCGCCTCAACCGCGAAACCCACGTGCAGGTACTGGCTCCGCGCATGCTCTCGGGCCATTTGCAGGGCCGGGTACTGAGCATGCTCAGCCATATGGTGCGGCCCCGGCGCGTGCTCGAGCTGGGTACGTTTACCGGCTACTCAGCCCTGTGTTTGGCCGAAGGCCTGCTACCCGACGGCGAGCTACATACCGTAGAGCAAAACCCCGAGCTGGAGGCCCGCATTCGGCGCTACGTGGCTGAAGCCGGTCTTACCGAGCGGATTCACCTGCACATCGGCGACGCTACGGCCGTGCTGGCTACGTTGCGTGAAAACTGGGATTTGGTATTCATCGACGCCGACAAAATCAACAATGCGCGCTACTACGAGCTGGTGCTGCCCCAGGTGCGCGCCGGCGGCTTTATCCTGATTGACAACGTGTTGTGGAGCGGCAAAGCTTTGCCTTCTTATCTGCTGAAGCCAGCCGATAAGGATGCCCACGCCGTGCGGGCTTTCAACGACTTCGTGCAGCAGGATGAGCGGGTGGAAAACGTGTTTCTGCCCCTGCGCGACGGACTGCTGATGGTACGCAAACGATAA
- a CDS encoding outer membrane beta-barrel protein → MAQTYPVSGRVVDITDQSPLIGANVLLVRLPDSAKTGTAVDPTGSFSVAAAPGRYILTASFLGYVTLRRPVEVTNAPVALGALTLATSQVKLKGVEVVGQAAAAVQKGDTTQYDSRAFKTNPDANAQDLITKMPGVVVQDGKVQAQGEQVQRITVDGKEFFGSDPDAVLKNLPAEAIDKIQVFDRRSDQSQFTGFNDGNTEKTINIVTKPNFRNGQFGRIVAGYGPSSGSKTLSDGKYQVSGNLNSFKGAQRFSIVAQSNNVNQQNFGTDDLLGVIGTSAQGGGGGRGGQGGARGGPGGNRGGGGQQGGGNAGNFLVNQASGISTTHAVGLNFSDTWGKKVDLQASYFFNLSDNNSNSSTNRLYNVLTRDRTLGYDEVSDASSRNINNRFNLRLDYKIDSANSILWQPRFTMQKNSSDSNLDGNTFLSGFSDVPDSVQSANLSRYNSAQNGITFANQLLYRHRFAKRGRTFSLGLNTTYNDRDADNYLYSDNFDYTFRPEARLTQTNQYSRLDQIGWTWNGSANYTEPISLKSQLQLNYTLNYSPNDSDKKTYNLLSGEQRELDEQLSNVFTSRYVTNAAGLTYRYQFEKLEWAVGSSFQYAKLHNEQEFPQVATTDRPFTSILPNATLQYKFSRNQNLRLNYQTRTQNPSINQLQAVVNNSNQLQIRTGNPDLAQEYSHNLFLRYSSSQPETSRSFFALIGGSFTNNSIANSTTVVRQPTAIDGTSVVVPAGGTIIRPVNLNNQYSLRSFANYTLPLKLIKSNLNLNAGATFSQTPGFVNGVLNYNRSPNFSAGAVLSSNISPELDFTLSSNSSQTYARNTVQSQSNSQYFRQNTTLRLNWILLKGVTLQSEVNHVAFSGLTAGYNQNFVLWNASLGKKLLPKQQAEIRLYAFDLLAQNNSIQRNITDAYTEDVRTNILQRYFMVMFTYNLRNFNGSGAAPTDAPRDGNRPFGPPGGIPGGRPPGGGGGPGSGFGG, encoded by the coding sequence TTGGCACAAACTTACCCCGTGTCCGGCCGCGTGGTCGACATTACCGACCAGTCGCCGCTGATTGGGGCCAACGTGCTGTTGGTGCGCCTGCCCGACTCGGCCAAAACCGGCACCGCCGTAGACCCCACGGGCAGCTTTTCGGTGGCTGCCGCGCCCGGCCGCTACATCCTGACGGCCTCTTTCCTGGGCTACGTCACGCTGCGGCGCCCGGTCGAAGTTACCAATGCCCCCGTGGCCCTGGGCGCCCTCACGCTGGCTACCAGCCAAGTAAAGCTCAAGGGCGTGGAAGTGGTGGGCCAGGCCGCGGCGGCTGTGCAGAAAGGCGACACGACCCAGTACGATTCCCGGGCCTTTAAAACCAACCCCGACGCCAACGCCCAGGACCTAATTACCAAAATGCCCGGCGTGGTGGTGCAGGATGGCAAAGTACAGGCTCAGGGCGAGCAGGTGCAGCGCATCACCGTGGATGGCAAGGAATTCTTTGGCAGCGACCCGGACGCCGTGCTGAAAAACCTGCCGGCCGAGGCCATCGACAAAATCCAGGTGTTTGACCGCCGCAGCGACCAGTCGCAGTTCACGGGCTTCAACGACGGCAACACCGAGAAAACCATCAACATCGTAACCAAGCCCAACTTCCGCAACGGGCAGTTTGGGCGCATCGTGGCCGGCTACGGCCCCAGCAGCGGCAGCAAAACCCTCTCCGACGGCAAGTACCAGGTCAGCGGCAACTTAAACTCGTTCAAGGGTGCCCAGCGCTTTTCCATCGTGGCCCAGTCCAACAACGTCAACCAGCAAAACTTCGGCACCGACGACTTGCTGGGCGTTATCGGCACCTCGGCCCAGGGCGGGGGCGGCGGCCGGGGCGGACAAGGCGGGGCCCGGGGCGGCCCGGGCGGCAACCGGGGCGGTGGTGGGCAGCAGGGCGGCGGCAACGCGGGCAATTTCCTGGTAAACCAAGCCAGCGGCATTTCCACGACCCACGCCGTAGGCCTGAACTTCTCCGATACCTGGGGCAAAAAAGTAGACCTGCAGGCCAGCTACTTCTTCAACCTGAGCGACAACAACTCCAACAGCAGCACCAACCGCCTGTATAATGTGCTGACCCGGGACCGGACGCTGGGCTACGACGAAGTATCGGACGCCTCGTCCCGCAACATCAACAACCGCTTCAACCTGCGCCTCGACTACAAAATCGACAGCGCCAACTCCATTCTGTGGCAGCCGCGCTTCACGATGCAGAAGAATTCGAGCGACAGTAACCTCGACGGCAATACCTTTCTGAGCGGCTTTTCCGACGTGCCCGACAGCGTGCAGAGCGCCAACCTAAGCCGCTACAACTCGGCCCAGAACGGCATTACCTTCGCTAACCAGCTGCTCTACCGCCACCGCTTCGCCAAGCGTGGCCGGACCTTCTCGCTGGGCCTGAACACAACCTATAACGACCGGGACGCGGATAATTACCTGTATTCCGACAACTTCGACTACACCTTCCGCCCCGAGGCCCGGCTAACCCAAACCAACCAGTACTCCCGCCTCGACCAGATCGGGTGGACCTGGAACGGCTCGGCCAATTACACCGAGCCCATCAGCCTGAAAAGCCAGCTCCAGCTCAACTACACGCTGAACTACTCGCCCAACGACTCGGACAAGAAAACCTACAACCTGCTCAGCGGAGAGCAGCGCGAGCTGGACGAACAGCTCAGCAACGTGTTTACCAGCCGCTACGTCACCAACGCCGCGGGCTTGACTTACCGCTACCAGTTCGAGAAGCTGGAATGGGCCGTGGGCTCGTCGTTCCAGTATGCCAAGCTGCACAACGAGCAGGAGTTTCCGCAGGTAGCCACCACCGACCGGCCCTTCACCAGCATTCTGCCCAACGCCACGCTGCAATACAAATTCTCGCGCAACCAGAACCTGCGCCTGAACTACCAGACCCGGACCCAGAACCCGAGCATCAACCAGCTGCAGGCCGTGGTCAATAACTCCAACCAGCTTCAGATCCGGACCGGTAACCCCGACTTGGCCCAGGAATACTCGCACAACCTGTTTCTGCGCTACTCTTCGTCGCAGCCCGAAACCTCGCGCTCCTTCTTTGCCCTGATTGGCGGCTCGTTTACCAACAACTCCATTGCCAACAGCACGACCGTTGTGCGCCAGCCCACGGCCATCGACGGCACCAGCGTGGTAGTGCCCGCCGGGGGTACCATTATCCGGCCCGTCAACCTGAACAACCAATATTCGCTCCGCTCCTTTGCCAACTACACCCTGCCGCTGAAGCTCATCAAGTCGAACCTGAACCTGAATGCCGGGGCTACTTTCAGCCAGACGCCGGGCTTCGTGAACGGGGTGCTGAACTATAACCGCTCACCCAACTTCAGCGCGGGCGCCGTGCTGAGCAGCAACATCAGCCCTGAACTGGACTTCACTCTCTCGTCGAACTCCAGCCAGACCTATGCCCGCAACACGGTGCAGAGCCAGAGCAATAGCCAGTATTTCCGCCAGAATACCACGCTGCGCCTAAACTGGATTCTGCTCAAGGGTGTGACCTTACAGTCGGAAGTGAACCACGTGGCTTTCTCGGGTCTGACGGCCGGCTACAACCAGAACTTCGTGCTCTGGAACGCCAGCCTGGGCAAAAAGCTGCTCCCCAAGCAGCAGGCCGAAATCCGCCTCTACGCCTTCGATTTGCTGGCCCAGAACAACAGCATTCAGCGCAACATCACTGACGCCTATACCGAGGACGTGCGCACCAACATCCTGCAGCGCTACTTCATGGTGATGTTTACCTACAACCTGCGCAACTTCAATGGCTCCGGCGCGGCCCCTACTGATGCTCCACGCGACGGAAACCGGCCGTTTGGCCCTCCTGGCGGCATTCCCGGGGGCCGTCCGCCCGGGGGCGGTGGTGGACCCGGCAGCGGATTTGGCGGCTAA
- a CDS encoding M16 family metallopeptidase: MSDYDLYELPNGIRVLHKQVLHTKIAHCGFLLDIGSRDEKPHQLGLAHFWEHMAFKGTEKRKSFHILNRLETVGGELNAYTTKEKICFYASLLSTHFERAFELLTDLTFNSVFPEKEIEKERGVILEEMSMYQDAPEDAIVDDFDDVIFPNHSLGHNILGTRESVSGFQQQDFYRFLADNVRTDRLAFSSVSNLPFKEVKRLADKYLAPISAKLGARPRTPFTAFQQVELTERKPINQAHCIIGGPAYAIGDARRIPFFMLNNLLGGPGMNSRLNLAVREKYGLVYTIDSTYSPYTDTGLFGIYFGTEKKQVARTISLVNKELKLLREKTLTTNQLHVVKEQLMGQLAMSEESNSGMMQLLGKSTLDLNRVESINEVFGQIRQITAEQLRDLANDVLREDNLSVLQYLPE, from the coding sequence ATGTCTGATTACGACCTCTACGAGTTGCCCAACGGCATTCGGGTTCTGCATAAACAAGTACTGCACACCAAGATAGCGCACTGCGGCTTTCTGCTGGACATTGGCTCCCGCGACGAGAAGCCGCACCAGCTCGGGCTGGCTCACTTCTGGGAGCACATGGCGTTCAAAGGCACCGAAAAGCGCAAGAGCTTTCATATCCTGAACCGCCTCGAAACCGTGGGCGGGGAGCTGAACGCCTATACGACGAAGGAGAAAATCTGCTTTTACGCCTCGCTGCTCAGCACCCATTTCGAGCGGGCCTTCGAGCTACTGACCGACCTGACGTTCAACTCGGTGTTTCCGGAAAAGGAAATCGAGAAGGAGCGCGGCGTGATTCTGGAGGAAATGAGCATGTATCAAGATGCGCCCGAAGACGCCATTGTGGACGACTTCGACGACGTGATTTTCCCCAACCATTCCCTGGGCCACAACATTCTGGGCACCCGCGAGAGTGTGTCGGGCTTCCAACAGCAGGATTTCTACCGGTTTCTGGCCGACAACGTGCGCACCGACCGGCTGGCCTTCAGCTCGGTGAGCAACCTGCCGTTCAAGGAAGTAAAGCGCCTGGCCGATAAGTACCTGGCCCCGATTTCGGCCAAGCTGGGCGCCCGGCCCCGCACGCCCTTCACGGCCTTCCAGCAGGTAGAGCTAACCGAGCGCAAGCCCATCAATCAGGCCCACTGCATTATCGGCGGGCCGGCCTACGCCATTGGCGACGCGCGCCGGATTCCGTTTTTCATGCTCAACAACCTGCTCGGTGGCCCGGGCATGAACTCCCGCCTGAATCTGGCCGTGCGCGAAAAGTACGGCCTGGTGTACACTATCGACTCGACCTACAGCCCCTACACCGATACGGGCCTATTCGGCATTTACTTCGGCACCGAGAAAAAACAGGTGGCCCGCACGATTTCGTTGGTCAATAAAGAGCTCAAGCTGCTGCGCGAGAAAACCTTGACCACCAACCAGCTGCACGTAGTGAAAGAGCAGCTCATGGGTCAGCTGGCTATGTCGGAGGAAAGCAACAGCGGCATGATGCAGCTGCTGGGCAAAAGCACCCTGGACCTGAACCGGGTAGAATCCATCAACGAAGTCTTCGGTCAAATCCGCCAAATCACCGCTGAGCAGCTCCGCGACCTGGCCAACGACGTGCTGCGCGAAGACAACCTGAGCGTGCTGCAGTATCTGCCGGAATAG
- a CDS encoding LysM peptidoglycan-binding domain-containing protein, translating to MRPFFRVLLFGGLLSGPLAAQAQQSTAAAPAAISEDSVRVMSGLVQASVRQLREIYFEPSDTRAVTLIETALQEIPTLNQRLSHYTASLPREQQQVLAQRLRQQPWQIELQTLMRSPQFRNFDARAAKNPDLKAATERLRASGFVGASRPAPAVATAPAPEPMGTIAPPPSKPTKPAKTAPANSLAASKSVGAKPATGFKVAPLTTPAPAKVAAPVAVQAAKATPAAAAPAAPASAVAPARHTVQKGETLFSISRQYGVTPAQLQEWNNKPTGGVKIGEVLVLSPAK from the coding sequence ATGCGTCCCTTTTTTCGAGTACTCCTGTTTGGCGGCCTACTGTCGGGCCCTTTGGCGGCCCAGGCCCAGCAGTCCACGGCCGCGGCTCCGGCGGCCATTTCCGAAGATTCCGTGCGGGTGATGTCGGGCCTGGTGCAAGCCAGCGTGCGGCAGCTGCGCGAAATTTACTTTGAGCCCAGCGACACCCGGGCCGTGACCCTGATTGAAACCGCGCTGCAGGAAATTCCGACCCTCAACCAGCGTTTGAGCCACTACACGGCCAGCCTGCCGCGCGAGCAGCAGCAAGTGCTGGCCCAGCGCCTGCGCCAGCAACCCTGGCAGATTGAGCTCCAAACCCTGATGCGCAGCCCGCAGTTTCGCAACTTCGACGCCCGCGCCGCCAAAAATCCCGACCTGAAGGCGGCCACCGAACGGCTGCGGGCCTCGGGCTTTGTGGGTGCTTCTCGTCCCGCACCCGCAGTAGCCACGGCCCCGGCTCCCGAGCCCATGGGTACTATTGCGCCCCCGCCCTCCAAGCCTACGAAACCCGCTAAAACGGCCCCCGCCAATTCCCTGGCCGCATCAAAGAGCGTAGGAGCCAAGCCGGCTACGGGTTTCAAAGTAGCCCCGCTAACTACCCCAGCACCTGCTAAAGTGGCGGCGCCAGTTGCAGTTCAAGCGGCCAAAGCAACTCCGGCAGCGGCAGCTCCGGCTGCCCCGGCCAGTGCCGTCGCTCCGGCCCGCCACACGGTGCAGAAGGGCGAAACGCTGTTCAGCATTTCCCGGCAGTACGGTGTTACGCCGGCCCAGCTGCAGGAATGGAACAACAAACCCACCGGCGGCGTGAAAATTGGAGAGGTTCTGGTGCTGAGCCCAGCCAAGTAA
- a CDS encoding LysM peptidoglycan-binding domain-containing protein has translation MKRLILTLLCLLPLLAAAQSVTVPADLYFAGLHLRLTDGGRAAVQQKVDAIRRYQPSFQARVNLADAHFPLIDRVFQTEGVPLDFRYLVLQESGLQGEAQSIHDAVGYWQFKRESATELGVVVNDVVDERKHIVASTRAAAKYFLRNNNTFRNWLNTLLSYNLGLTGAKPYTLPTDPGATEMEVTEQTHTYILTFLAHKVAFEPACGQNPKPPMLLAEFPAAAGQQLSALAASLQTSPAELAKHNRWLLNDGPVPLDKAYTILVPVTDPLQLTAMAAQQKTAAAGQLLHEPTPDPQNAEFVQVNGLRAIIALPGDTKESLAERAGMKMRKFMQYNDLFAFDNIVVGQPYFVQKKRDKAAVEYHVAQAGESVATVSQKYGVRAKAIWSKNRMPRNEELRPGRILWLQHTRPKEVAIEYAKSDDAAALAAFERTSQQAPATAASAKPARKKEKVKDEAEPYTGATAAANRILEDATDSATTNADKTLVTQADSVTDDHMENLNELPQATAAKPAPKDDFIVQQPKKPLPTAAAVADEPVEGTVAAEPAKATPAAPKPAPAPVTTTTPAATAPTKPSAPATQPAAPPASTATRPLPSASPVPTTSTAVEPVPANGQHTVQKGETLYAVARKYGLRPADLIAWNNLPASPALRLGQVLLVTPPAAALSSSATTTAEVASATTVASVNHTVVTGESLYGIARKYGVSIKQVMEWNNKADTNVKLGEVLVIKPAK, from the coding sequence ATGAAACGACTTATACTCACGCTGCTCTGCCTGCTGCCTCTGCTGGCCGCGGCCCAGAGCGTGACGGTCCCCGCGGACCTGTATTTTGCCGGTCTGCACCTGCGCCTCACCGATGGAGGCCGGGCCGCCGTCCAACAAAAAGTGGACGCCATCCGGCGCTACCAGCCCTCGTTTCAGGCCCGCGTAAACCTGGCCGACGCCCACTTCCCCCTCATCGACCGGGTGTTTCAAACCGAAGGTGTGCCCCTGGATTTTCGCTACCTGGTGCTTCAGGAAAGCGGCCTGCAGGGCGAAGCGCAGTCTATCCACGACGCGGTGGGCTACTGGCAGTTCAAGCGGGAGTCGGCGACGGAGCTGGGCGTGGTGGTCAACGACGTGGTGGACGAGCGTAAGCACATTGTGGCCTCGACGCGGGCGGCAGCCAAGTATTTTCTGCGCAACAACAACACGTTCCGCAACTGGCTCAACACCCTGCTCAGCTACAACCTGGGTTTGACCGGCGCCAAGCCCTACACCCTGCCTACTGACCCAGGGGCCACCGAGATGGAAGTCACGGAGCAGACCCACACCTACATTCTGACCTTTCTGGCCCACAAAGTAGCCTTCGAGCCCGCCTGCGGCCAAAACCCCAAGCCCCCCATGCTGCTGGCCGAATTTCCGGCGGCGGCCGGGCAGCAGCTCTCGGCTCTGGCGGCCTCTTTGCAAACCAGCCCCGCCGAGCTAGCCAAACACAACCGCTGGCTGCTCAACGACGGCCCCGTGCCGCTGGACAAAGCCTACACGATTCTGGTACCCGTCACGGACCCGCTGCAACTCACGGCCATGGCCGCTCAGCAGAAGACGGCCGCCGCGGGCCAGCTCCTACACGAGCCCACACCCGATCCGCAGAACGCCGAGTTTGTGCAAGTCAACGGCCTGCGCGCCATCATTGCCCTGCCCGGCGACACCAAGGAAAGCCTGGCCGAGCGTGCTGGCATGAAGATGCGCAAGTTCATGCAGTACAACGACCTGTTCGCCTTCGACAACATCGTGGTGGGCCAGCCCTACTTCGTGCAGAAGAAGCGCGACAAGGCTGCCGTGGAATACCATGTGGCTCAGGCGGGCGAGAGTGTAGCCACTGTTTCGCAGAAATACGGGGTGCGGGCCAAGGCCATCTGGAGCAAAAACCGCATGCCCCGCAACGAGGAATTGCGCCCCGGCCGCATTCTGTGGCTGCAGCATACCCGCCCCAAGGAAGTAGCCATTGAGTACGCCAAGAGCGACGATGCCGCCGCCCTGGCCGCCTTCGAACGAACCTCGCAACAGGCACCAGCCACCGCTGCTTCCGCCAAGCCCGCCCGTAAAAAGGAAAAGGTGAAGGACGAAGCCGAGCCCTACACGGGCGCCACGGCCGCTGCCAATCGGATTCTGGAAGACGCCACAGATTCGGCTACGACCAATGCCGACAAAACCCTGGTCACCCAGGCCGACAGTGTGACGGATGACCACATGGAAAACCTGAACGAACTGCCCCAGGCCACCGCTGCCAAGCCCGCACCCAAGGACGACTTCATTGTCCAGCAGCCTAAAAAGCCCTTGCCCACCGCTGCTGCCGTAGCCGACGAACCCGTGGAAGGAACCGTAGCGGCGGAGCCCGCAAAAGCGACGCCAGCAGCTCCTAAACCAGCCCCGGCACCGGTGACTACTACCACTCCAGCCGCAACCGCACCGACCAAGCCCTCTGCTCCGGCCACCCAACCCGCGGCCCCACCCGCCAGCACCGCCACCCGCCCTTTGCCTTCCGCCTCTCCAGTACCAACGACGAGCACCGCCGTGGAACCGGTACCGGCTAACGGCCAGCACACCGTGCAAAAAGGGGAAACGCTCTATGCCGTGGCCCGCAAGTATGGCCTGCGCCCCGCCGACCTGATTGCCTGGAACAATTTACCCGCCAGTCCTGCGTTGCGCCTGGGGCAAGTGCTACTGGTGACGCCCCCCGCCGCCGCGCTGAGCAGCTCCGCTACCACCACGGCGGAGGTAGCCTCGGCTACGACGGTGGCCTCGGTGAACCACACGGTGGTAACCGGCGAGTCGCTGTATGGCATTGCCCGCAAGTATGGCGTGAGCATCAAGCAGGTGATGGAGTGGAATAACAAGGCTGACACCAACGTGAAGTTGGGGGAAGTACTCGTTATTAAGCCCGCCAAATAG